Below is a window of Diaminobutyricibacter sp. McL0608 DNA.
CACCTCCAGGCCTCCGTAGCGCTTGTGGAGGTTGACAGCCTCGAGCACCGGCCCGTTCACGCGTAAACCCTGCGGGGCAGAAACGACTTCTTCGTCGAGGTCCATTGGAATCGCCTTTCGAACATCCACTGAGCGGCCATGAGAAGACTCACAATGACCAGGTAATAGACAGCTGCGGCCGAGTAGAACTCGGCGTAGCGGAAGGTCCGCGACACGAAGATCCCGGCAATGGTCATCAGCTCTTTCAAGGAGATGACGCTGGCGAGCGACGTGTATTTCAGGACCGCGATGAATTCGTTGCTCGTGGGAGGGATCGCGGTGCGAATCGCTTGAGGCATCACCACCCGGAACAGGGTCCGTGCCGGCGTTATCCCGAGTGCTCGAGCCGCGAGGGGCTGGCCTTCTTCGACGGCTTGCATGGCAGACCGGAGAATCTCAGCCATGTATGCGGCTTCGACGATCGTCATGCCGATGAAGCAGGCGAGGAACGGGTTGAACCAGCTCTCCCGGAATGCGGGCCAGAGCTGGGGCGCCGCGTTCCAGACGACGAGAAAGATCAGCAGGGTAGGTATGGCGCGGAAGAACCACACGTACAGCATTCCGAAAGCCTGCGCCAGCCGATTCTTCGATTGGCGCGCGAGGGCGATCAGGAAGCCGAGCACAGTGGCACCCGCCATCGAACAGATCGCGAGACTCAGGGCGACCCAGGCGCCGGTCAGATAATCGGCCGAGAACAGCGCCGACCAGAAAACATTCGGGTCGAAACCCATAATCCCACTCCGAATCTTCATTGAAACGTGGTTATTACGCGACATCGAATGACAAGTACATCTCGAAGGAAGTTTCTTCAGATGAATCATTTGTTGCGTGGTGGACAGCATAGGTGCGGTTGCCCGCGCGGTCAAGCCGAAAGATCCTGATACCAGGCGAGCATCTGTGCGCTCCGTATTAGCCGCTACCGTTGAAGCATGCGTCCGATGCCGCTTGACCCAGCCGACCGCCATGTGAACATCGGCCCGAGGCTCCGCGCCGCGCGCAAAGCGCAACAGCTGACGATCGACGAGGTGGCGAGGGTCACCGGCCTGACCAAGGGATTCCTCTCGCGTGTGGAGCGAGACGTGACGTCGCTCAGCGTGTCGTCGCTGATCACGTTGTGTGACGTTCTTTCGATCCCCGTCGGCTCGCTGTTCGAGGAGCCCGATGTACAGCTCGTCCGCGCAGGCACCGGCGCGCGGATCAACCTGGGCGGCGTGGAGACCGAGGAGCGGCTGCTGTCGCCGCGGTCCGAGGGGAAGGTGCAGGTGATTCGCTCTGTGATCGAGAGCGGCGGCCACGGTGGCGACGAGCTCTACGCCGTCGCGGCGGATGTGGACGTGCTCCATGTGCTCCGCGGCCATGTCGAGGTGCGCTTCTCCGGTGAGGAATGGCAACTCGGCGCAGGAGACACACTGACTTTCAGCGGTCACGAGCCGCACACCTGGCGAGTGCTCAGCGAGGCTGGCGCCGAGGTGATCTGGGTGCTCGTCCCAGCACTCTGGAGCGCCTGACAGCCGCCTGCGAACCTGTCGGGCGGGTTGCGACATGATCAGACGGCGTATAGCCTTGCGCGAAACTAAAGTTTTTCACTGAGCAACTTTTACGCAAGGAGGCCAATGATGGCGTCGTCCGTCGGCCCGATCGACTCGTCCCGGATCCCGCGATACGCGGGGCCCGCCGGATTTGCGAGGCTGCCCCGCCTCGATCAAGTGGGGCACGCGGACATCGTCGTCGCCGGCGTCCCGTTCGACTCCGGCGTTTCGTACCGGTCGGGCGCACGTTTCGGGCCGACCCACATCCGCGAGGCGTCTCGTCTGCTCCGGCCCTACCATCCGGCCCTCGACGTCTCCCCCTTCGAGGTGGCGCAAGTCGCCGACGCCGGAGATGTTGCGGTGAACCCGTTCGACATCCGGGAGGCTATCGAGACCATCCAGGCCGCCGCCTACGACCTCACCTCCGACGGGACACGCCTGGTCACCCTCGGCGGGGACCACACCATCTCGCTCCCGCTGCTGCGGGCCGCTGCCGAGCGGCACGGCCCCGTCGCCCTCCTCCATTTCGACGCACACCTGGACACCTGGGACACGTACTTCGGCGCCGAATACACCCACGGCACCCCGTTCCGCCGGGCGTTCGAAGAGGGAATCATCGACACCGAGGCGCTGAGTCATGTCGGCACCCGTGGCCCGCTCTACGGCAAGAAGGATCTCGAGGACGACCGCCGTTTCGGCTTCGGGATCATCACGAGCGCGGACGTCTACAGGCAGGGCGCGGACGAGGTCGTCGCCAGACTGCGCGACCGCATCGGCGACCGGCCCCTGTACATCTCGATCGATGTGGACGTGATGGACCCGGCGCATGCGCCCGGCACGGGCACGCCGGAGGCGGGAGGGATGACCAGTCGCGAACTACTGGAGATCCTGCGTGGATTCGCAGGCCTCAACCTGATCGGCGCCGACGTGGTCGAGGTCGCCCCGGCATACGATCACGCCGACATCACCGGCGTTGCGGCCTCCCACCTCGCCTACGACCTCGTTTCCCTGCTCGCCCTGAACCACAAGTCGGCCGCGTCGTGACCGCCCGCACGGGTGGCGACGTCGTCATCGAGACCCTTACCGCACTGGGCGCGCGACACGTCTTCGGGATCCCTGGGCAGCACGCGCTCGGACTGTTCGACGCTCTTCGTCGCAGCCCCCTGACCTTCGTCAGCTCCAGGGTGGAGAACAACTCCGCGTTCGGCGCAGACGGCTACTCGAGGGTCACAGGCGAGGTAGGCGTGCTATTCCTCTCGACAGGCCCAGGCGCGCTGACCTCGCTCGGGGCGCTGCAGGAGGCGTACGCCACCGGGGTTCCGCTCGTCGTCGTGGCGAGTCAGGTTCCACGACGCGGGCTCGGCGGCACACGCAACGGCCTGTTGCATCAGCTCGACGACCAGCAGGCCAGCGCACGGAACGTCACCAAGTCGACGGCTCTTGTCCGGGACGCTGCCCAGCTGCCGGCCGCCTTGGCCGATGCATGGGCGCTCGCGCAGTCCGCTCCGTCGGGGCCGACCTGGGTCGAGGTTCCGGAGGATGTTCTGCTCGGTCCGGCCGGCGTGCCGAGAGTCCTCACCGCACCTACAGCGGTCATGTCATCCCGCGGGCCGCGCGCGGAACTGGTGGCGGAGGCGGCCGAACTGCTCTCCTCTGCCCGTCGCCCCGTCATCCTCGCAGGCGGTGGGGTCCGCCGCTCCCCGGGCGGAAGTGAAGCATTGCGCAGGCTCGCCGAGACGCTGGACGCTCCCGTGGTCGCGACGGTCGGCGGCAAGGGTGCCATCGATTTCGCCCACCCGCTCTCAGCCGCATCCTGGATCGAGGACCGGCAGACCACCGAACTGCTCGAGCGGGCGGACGTGCTGCTCGCCGTTGGCACAGCGATCGGCGAGGTGACCAGCAACTACTTCACGTTCGCGCCGCGCGGCCGCCTCATCCAGGTGGACGCGGAACCACGAGTGCTCGGCTCCAACTATCCCAGCCTCGGAATCCCTGCCGATGCCGCAGTGGCACTCGACGCGATCGCGGATGTACTGAGCGCCCACGACCCGGCGCGAACGGTCGAGCAGGCGGGCGCTCGCATCGCTGCGGAACTACGCACAGACGTCGAGGCTCGCCTCGCGGGCCAGGACAGGGAGGTCGAGCGGACGCTGCTGGCCGATCTCCGTTCCGCTGTGCCGTCCGACGCCCACACCTTCTGGGACATGACGATCGCTGCCTACTGGGCCTGGTCGGTGTGGGACCCGCAACACGGCGAATTCCACTCCGCGCAAGGATCCGGCGGGCTCGGATTCGCGTTTCCGGCCGCCGTCGCCGCGGCCGTCGGATCCGGCCGGCGTACCCTCGCCGTCAGCGGCGACGGCGGCGCGCTCTACTCGATCGCCGAGCTGGCTGCCGCGCGTCAGCACGATGCCGACGTCACCTGGCTGATCGTCGATGACGGTGGTTACGGCATCCTCCGTGAGTACATGACCGAGGCGTTCGGCGAGGCAGCAGCCACCGAGCTGGCTCGCCCCGATTTCGTCGATCTCGCCCACGCGTTCGGCATCCCAGCCGAACGCGTAGACGCGGCCTCAATCGGTGCGGCCGTCGCAGCGAGCTTCGAGCGCCGCGGTCCCGTCGTCCTCGTCCTCCCCGCGTTGCTGCGGATGTTCGCCCCCACCCATCTCTGATCCACCGACTGTAACCTCTCAAGGCAAAGGAGCCTTTTCATGGACATCGCCATCGTCGTCATCTATCTAGCCGCGATGGTCGGCTTCGGATTCTGGGGCCGCTCCCGGACGAAGAACTCGGCAGACTTCTTGGTCGCCGGCCGCCGGCTCGGCCCGACTCTGTACACCGGAACGATGGCTGCCGTCGTACTCGGCGGCGCGTCCACTGTGGGTGGCGTAGGCCTCGGATACAAATTCGGCATATCGGGTATGTGGTTGGTCATCGCCATCGCCGTGGGCCTTCTGTTGCTCAGCCTGCTTTTCGCCGGACGCATCCAGAAGCTCCGCGTGTACACCGTCGCCCAGATGCTGCACCTGCGCTATGGGGTCAACGCCACCAGCGCCTCCGGCATCGTGATGATGGCGTACACCCTCATGCTCTCCGTGACCTCGACCATCGCCTACGCGACGATCTTCAACGTCCTCTTCGGCACCGACCAGACACTCTCGGTCATCATCGGCGGCGCGATCGTAATGCTGTACTCCGCTATCGGCGGCATGTGGTCGATCACCATCACCGACATGGTCCAGTTCATTCTGAAGACGATCGGAGTCTTCTTCCTGATGCTGCCGTTCGCGTGGATCCACGCCGGCGGGTACGAAGGCATCGTGAAACGCGTCGGCTCCGCCCACTTTGCACTCGGTGCGATCGGCGTAGACACCATCGTGACATTCTTCGTGGTCTACACGTTCGGAATGCTGATCGGGCAGGACATCTGGCAGCGCGTCTTCACGGCGCGGACACCGCGCGTCGCCAAATGGGGTGGCACGACCGCAGCTCTCTACTGCGTCCTCTACGGCATCGCGGGCGCGCTGATCGGCACCGCGGCAGCCGCCTTCCTTCCCGATATCGCAAACAAGAACGACGTTTACGCAACGGTTGCCGAGACGATTCTCCCCGTTGGCGTAGCGGGTGTCGTGCTGGCCGCGGCGGTGGCCGCCATGATGTCCACAGCATCGGGCGCCCTCATTGCGGCGTCTACCGTCGCACGGGCAGATGTCGTCCCGTTGCTCCTGCGTCTCATCGGCCGGCGCCCTGCAGAAGTATCGTCGGACAACCCGGAACATGACCTGCGCTCGAACCGTCTCTACGTCGTCGTACTCGGTGTGGTGGTAATCGGTATCGCCGCCTTGCTGAACGATGTCGTCGGCGCGTTGACGGTTGCGTACGACATTCTGGTCGGCGGCCTGCTCGTCCCGATCCTCGGCGGATTCGTCTGGCGACGCGCAACGGGTGCGGGCGCACTCTGGGCTATGGGCACCGGGACCGTCGCGACACTCGGCACCATGATCGCGCTCGGCGACGTTCTCGCCAACCCGCCAATCTACGTAGGACTCGGAGTCAGCCTCGTCGCGTACATCATTGCCAGCCTCCTCACGCCCCGCACACCTGCTGCTGTTATGCAACGCTGGGACGCCAGGCTCCGCGGCACGACTGAG
It encodes the following:
- a CDS encoding amino acid ABC transporter permease encodes the protein MTARATAPMLSTTQQMIHLKKLPSRCTCHSMSRNNHVSMKIRSGIMGFDPNVFWSALFSADYLTGAWVALSLAICSMAGATVLGFLIALARQSKNRLAQAFGMLYVWFFRAIPTLLIFLVVWNAAPQLWPAFRESWFNPFLACFIGMTIVEAAYMAEILRSAMQAVEEGQPLAARALGITPARTLFRVVMPQAIRTAIPPTSNEFIAVLKYTSLASVISLKELMTIAGIFVSRTFRYAEFYSAAAVYYLVIVSLLMAAQWMFERRFQWTSTKKSFLPRRVYA
- a CDS encoding helix-turn-helix domain-containing protein, with the translated sequence MRPMPLDPADRHVNIGPRLRAARKAQQLTIDEVARVTGLTKGFLSRVERDVTSLSVSSLITLCDVLSIPVGSLFEEPDVQLVRAGTGARINLGGVETEERLLSPRSEGKVQVIRSVIESGGHGGDELYAVAADVDVLHVLRGHVEVRFSGEEWQLGAGDTLTFSGHEPHTWRVLSEAGAEVIWVLVPALWSA
- the speB gene encoding agmatinase, coding for MMASSVGPIDSSRIPRYAGPAGFARLPRLDQVGHADIVVAGVPFDSGVSYRSGARFGPTHIREASRLLRPYHPALDVSPFEVAQVADAGDVAVNPFDIREAIETIQAAAYDLTSDGTRLVTLGGDHTISLPLLRAAAERHGPVALLHFDAHLDTWDTYFGAEYTHGTPFRRAFEEGIIDTEALSHVGTRGPLYGKKDLEDDRRFGFGIITSADVYRQGADEVVARLRDRIGDRPLYISIDVDVMDPAHAPGTGTPEAGGMTSRELLEILRGFAGLNLIGADVVEVAPAYDHADITGVAASHLAYDLVSLLALNHKSAAS
- a CDS encoding thiamine pyrophosphate-binding protein, with translation MTARTGGDVVIETLTALGARHVFGIPGQHALGLFDALRRSPLTFVSSRVENNSAFGADGYSRVTGEVGVLFLSTGPGALTSLGALQEAYATGVPLVVVASQVPRRGLGGTRNGLLHQLDDQQASARNVTKSTALVRDAAQLPAALADAWALAQSAPSGPTWVEVPEDVLLGPAGVPRVLTAPTAVMSSRGPRAELVAEAAELLSSARRPVILAGGGVRRSPGGSEALRRLAETLDAPVVATVGGKGAIDFAHPLSAASWIEDRQTTELLERADVLLAVGTAIGEVTSNYFTFAPRGRLIQVDAEPRVLGSNYPSLGIPADAAVALDAIADVLSAHDPARTVEQAGARIAAELRTDVEARLAGQDREVERTLLADLRSAVPSDAHTFWDMTIAAYWAWSVWDPQHGEFHSAQGSGGLGFAFPAAVAAAVGSGRRTLAVSGDGGALYSIAELAAARQHDADVTWLIVDDGGYGILREYMTEAFGEAAATELARPDFVDLAHAFGIPAERVDAASIGAAVAASFERRGPVVLVLPALLRMFAPTHL
- a CDS encoding sodium:solute symporter codes for the protein MDIAIVVIYLAAMVGFGFWGRSRTKNSADFLVAGRRLGPTLYTGTMAAVVLGGASTVGGVGLGYKFGISGMWLVIAIAVGLLLLSLLFAGRIQKLRVYTVAQMLHLRYGVNATSASGIVMMAYTLMLSVTSTIAYATIFNVLFGTDQTLSVIIGGAIVMLYSAIGGMWSITITDMVQFILKTIGVFFLMLPFAWIHAGGYEGIVKRVGSAHFALGAIGVDTIVTFFVVYTFGMLIGQDIWQRVFTARTPRVAKWGGTTAALYCVLYGIAGALIGTAAAAFLPDIANKNDVYATVAETILPVGVAGVVLAAAVAAMMSTASGALIAASTVARADVVPLLLRLIGRRPAEVSSDNPEHDLRSNRLYVVVLGVVVIGIAALLNDVVGALTVAYDILVGGLLVPILGGFVWRRATGAGALWAMGTGTVATLGTMIALGDVLANPPIYVGLGVSLVAYIIASLLTPRTPAAVMQRWDARLRGTTEPTGDAENAEPDVAINSAA